The following are from one region of the Sandaracinus amylolyticus genome:
- a CDS encoding serine/threonine-protein kinase, producing MTSRGTHGSTSTGGSSTGDVHGAVTTWEHLGNLRRAKAPLLFGLFVWPLFALMDVAFIATGGDGDVATLVALRALPLPWFAITTMRVSRRPPITRREFYFLVYGAIYVMMGAITLQSAMTGGFRSLYAEAGLAVLAATTVVPRPWREHAAPMSGAALVYPIGMLVGEMFFPRMQGQIADPQAVNSLGVHVVMLWTTALIVVIASHRLWSLRKEVYEARSIGKYELRRRIGKGGMGEVWAAWHRGLEREVALKILKMVEEDEEGAMLRFEREVRLSSGLTHPHTVRVFDYGTTEDGLLYYAMELLSGVSLAELVKRDGALPAPRAVHLVTQAARALAEAHDRGIVHRDVKPENLFVTAAGGENDFVKVLDFGIARIEADGGQLTRTGAVAGTPSTMSPEVITGDRATSASDVYGLGAVLYYALTGRPPFVGEVAASTLIAHLHEPVVPPSTRSPHEVPGDVETIVLRCLEKKPSDRFPDGRALAEALAKCSVAGVWVPAPAPPSIAPPPPSSPSIAQLATTQDALDLPSSVNEQPTSIAVPRRSG from the coding sequence GTGACGTCACGGGGCACCCACGGGAGCACCAGCACCGGCGGCTCCAGCACCGGCGACGTGCATGGTGCGGTCACGACGTGGGAGCACCTCGGCAATCTCCGTCGCGCGAAGGCGCCGCTCCTCTTCGGGCTCTTCGTGTGGCCGCTCTTCGCGCTGATGGACGTCGCGTTCATCGCGACCGGCGGCGACGGCGACGTCGCGACGCTGGTCGCGCTCCGCGCGCTCCCGCTGCCGTGGTTCGCGATCACGACGATGCGGGTCTCGCGTCGCCCGCCGATCACGCGCCGCGAGTTCTACTTCCTCGTCTACGGCGCCATCTACGTGATGATGGGCGCGATCACGCTGCAGTCCGCGATGACCGGCGGCTTCCGCAGCCTCTACGCGGAGGCCGGCCTCGCGGTGCTCGCCGCGACCACCGTCGTCCCACGTCCGTGGCGCGAGCACGCCGCGCCGATGTCGGGCGCGGCGCTCGTCTATCCGATCGGCATGCTCGTCGGCGAGATGTTCTTCCCGCGCATGCAGGGTCAGATCGCGGACCCGCAGGCCGTGAACTCGCTCGGCGTGCACGTCGTGATGCTGTGGACGACCGCGCTGATCGTCGTCATCGCGTCGCATCGCCTGTGGTCGCTGCGCAAAGAGGTCTACGAGGCGCGCAGCATCGGCAAGTACGAGCTGCGCCGGCGCATCGGCAAGGGCGGCATGGGCGAGGTGTGGGCCGCGTGGCACCGCGGGCTCGAGCGCGAGGTCGCGCTGAAGATCCTCAAGATGGTCGAGGAGGACGAAGAGGGCGCGATGCTGCGCTTCGAGCGCGAGGTGCGCCTCTCGTCCGGGCTCACGCACCCGCACACCGTGCGCGTGTTCGACTACGGCACGACCGAGGACGGGCTCCTCTACTACGCGATGGAGCTGCTGAGCGGCGTGAGCCTCGCCGAGCTCGTGAAGCGCGACGGCGCGCTGCCCGCGCCGCGCGCGGTGCACCTCGTGACGCAGGCCGCGCGCGCGCTCGCGGAGGCGCACGATCGCGGGATCGTCCATCGCGACGTGAAGCCCGAGAACCTCTTCGTCACCGCCGCGGGCGGCGAGAACGACTTCGTGAAGGTGCTCGACTTCGGCATCGCGCGGATCGAGGCCGACGGAGGACAGCTCACGCGCACCGGCGCCGTCGCGGGCACTCCGTCGACGATGAGCCCCGAGGTGATCACCGGCGATCGCGCCACGTCGGCGAGCGACGTCTACGGGCTCGGCGCGGTGCTCTACTACGCGCTCACCGGTCGTCCGCCGTTCGTGGGCGAGGTCGCGGCGAGCACGTTGATCGCGCACCTGCACGAGCCCGTCGTGCCGCCGAGCACGCGCTCTCCGCACGAGGTGCCGGGCGACGTCGAGACGATCGTCCTGCGCTGCCTCGAGAAGAAGCCCTCCGATCGATTCCCCGACGGTCGCGCGCTCGCCGAGGCGCTCGCGAAGTGCAGCGTCGCCGGCGTCTGGGTGCCGGCGCCCGCACCTCCTTCGATCGCGCCGCCGCCGCCGAGCAGCCCTTCGATCGCGCAGCTCGCGACGACGCAGGACGCGCTCGACCTGCCGTCGAGCGTCAACGAGCAGCCGACGTCGATCGCGGTCCCGCGACGCAGCGGATGA
- a CDS encoding tetratricopeptide repeat protein, with protein MASVRHEIALARRALEQGDPQHAAHHAAAAIALDPLDPGALALVDHLNALPAPGLGAAIARFFGKRDGDPAPLFAKDGFAGDVAARARASWVSGDLAGAFPRAVDLAAQVPDRPFVAWAIEIARAAAQRRIALDVAPYFSAYADLGASTMGLLHLRPTERRFFAPWGELGEILIACQSPDDDRTALLRMATSALLRRAGEYERALAVMAPVSAETSAHLLTARGFALRALGRWDEAARVFEASMRAPGGRVENAYEVGRTWWDAGRPDDARAWFERAASPTREEAIALEVLAERIDPSAPRRWSKVLGERTSYDAVRRLALGHALAAPMGDASTNVLASLREAPPMTLKTTTTCVEAPSAILTLALRALGTADARGLAYSASRVPTPHPFEPLDRTLGASLWSAEGVRPIQALGAPSAAISAMIDGAVRALWARMRDDAPPLLGIGEAWRVALGTPDLDGIEPSELIAAMIHPTAPASWSDVVPWVFDRQVVAALMLGAQDRHRPWLASRRRESLRALVLGPADWTRAAALVALREVLLDEPDALEDARGWCERLLESQPDHGHVAWAEALRSLLLVPGMPARDVARIVGLPGDDQDERER; from the coding sequence GTGGCCTCGGTCAGGCACGAGATCGCCCTCGCTCGGCGCGCGCTGGAGCAGGGCGACCCCCAGCACGCGGCGCATCATGCCGCAGCCGCGATCGCGCTCGACCCGCTCGATCCCGGCGCGCTCGCGCTCGTCGATCACCTCAACGCGCTGCCGGCGCCCGGGCTCGGCGCGGCGATCGCGCGCTTCTTCGGCAAGCGCGACGGCGATCCCGCGCCGCTCTTCGCGAAGGACGGATTCGCCGGTGACGTCGCGGCGCGCGCCCGCGCGTCGTGGGTGAGCGGCGATCTCGCGGGCGCGTTCCCGCGCGCGGTCGATCTCGCGGCGCAGGTGCCCGATCGACCCTTCGTCGCGTGGGCGATCGAGATCGCGCGCGCCGCCGCGCAGCGACGCATCGCGCTCGACGTCGCGCCGTACTTCAGCGCGTACGCCGATCTCGGCGCGAGCACGATGGGCCTGCTCCATCTGCGCCCGACCGAGCGGCGCTTCTTCGCGCCGTGGGGCGAGCTCGGCGAGATCCTGATCGCGTGCCAGTCGCCGGACGACGACCGCACCGCGCTGCTGCGCATGGCGACGAGCGCGCTGCTGCGCCGCGCCGGTGAGTACGAGCGCGCGCTCGCGGTGATGGCGCCGGTGAGCGCGGAGACGAGCGCGCACCTGCTCACCGCGCGCGGGTTCGCGCTGCGCGCGCTCGGGCGCTGGGACGAGGCGGCGCGCGTGTTCGAGGCGTCGATGCGCGCGCCGGGCGGACGCGTCGAGAACGCGTACGAGGTCGGACGCACGTGGTGGGACGCGGGGCGCCCCGACGATGCGCGTGCGTGGTTCGAGCGCGCGGCGAGCCCGACGCGCGAAGAGGCGATCGCGCTCGAGGTGCTCGCCGAGCGGATCGATCCCTCGGCGCCGCGTCGATGGTCGAAGGTCCTCGGCGAGCGCACGAGCTACGACGCGGTGCGCCGGCTCGCGCTCGGTCACGCGCTCGCCGCGCCGATGGGCGATGCGTCGACGAACGTGCTCGCGAGCCTGCGCGAGGCCCCACCGATGACGCTCAAGACGACGACGACGTGTGTCGAGGCGCCGAGCGCGATCCTGACGCTCGCGCTGCGCGCCCTCGGCACCGCCGACGCGCGCGGGCTCGCGTACTCCGCGAGCCGCGTGCCCACGCCGCATCCCTTCGAGCCGCTCGATCGCACGCTCGGTGCGTCGCTCTGGAGCGCCGAGGGCGTTCGACCGATCCAGGCGCTCGGCGCGCCGAGCGCCGCGATCTCCGCGATGATCGACGGCGCGGTGCGCGCGCTCTGGGCGCGGATGCGAGACGACGCGCCTCCGCTGCTCGGGATCGGCGAGGCGTGGCGCGTCGCGCTGGGCACCCCCGACCTCGATGGCATCGAGCCGAGCGAGCTGATCGCCGCGATGATCCACCCGACCGCGCCGGCCTCGTGGTCCGACGTGGTGCCCTGGGTCTTCGATCGCCAGGTCGTCGCCGCGCTGATGCTCGGCGCGCAGGATCGCCATCGCCCCTGGCTCGCATCACGACGCCGCGAGAGCCTTCGCGCGCTCGTGCTCGGCCCCGCGGACTGGACGCGCGCGGCCGCGCTGGTCGCGCTGCGCGAGGTGCTGCTCGACGAGCCCGACGCGCTCGAGGACGCGCGCGGGTGGTGCGAGCGGCTGCTCGAGTCGCAGCCCGATCACGGCCACGTCGCGTGGGCCGAGGCCTTGCGTTCGCTCCTCCTGGTGCCCGGCATGCCCGCGCGCGACGTCGCGCGCATCGTGGGTCTGCCCGGCGACGACCAGGACGAGCGCGAGCGATGA
- a CDS encoding glutathione S-transferase family protein, giving the protein MTYRLYYWPEIPGRGEFVRLALEEAGAEYVDVARTPAKKGGGVPAILRVLEGELGGLLPFAPPVLIDPEGELVIAQTACILDHLASRHRALAGGGDHPRRVAALQLQLTIADLVTETHDTHHPIAVERHYEEQKAEAARRTASFVRQRAPKFLGYFEDVLARGGGEHLVGDRFSYVELSLAHVLDGLAYAFPRAFVSWRASIPGLLALRDRAWARPRIAEYLASPRRIAFSEMGIFRHYPELDRVA; this is encoded by the coding sequence ATGACCTACCGGCTCTACTACTGGCCCGAGATCCCGGGGCGCGGTGAATTCGTGCGGCTCGCGCTCGAAGAGGCGGGCGCGGAGTACGTCGACGTCGCGCGCACCCCGGCGAAGAAGGGCGGCGGCGTCCCCGCGATCCTGCGCGTGCTCGAGGGCGAGCTCGGCGGCCTGCTGCCCTTCGCGCCGCCGGTGCTGATCGATCCCGAGGGCGAGCTCGTGATCGCGCAGACCGCGTGCATCCTCGATCACCTCGCGTCGCGCCATCGCGCGCTCGCCGGCGGCGGCGATCACCCGCGGCGGGTCGCCGCGCTGCAGCTCCAGCTGACGATCGCGGACCTCGTGACCGAGACCCACGACACCCATCATCCGATCGCGGTCGAGCGCCACTACGAAGAGCAGAAGGCGGAAGCGGCGCGCCGGACCGCGTCGTTCGTGCGGCAGCGCGCGCCGAAGTTCCTCGGGTACTTCGAGGACGTGCTCGCGCGCGGGGGCGGCGAGCACCTCGTCGGTGATCGCTTCAGCTACGTCGAGCTCTCGCTCGCGCACGTGCTCGACGGCCTCGCCTACGCGTTCCCGCGCGCGTTCGTGTCGTGGCGCGCGTCGATCCCCGGGCTGCTCGCGCTGCGCGATCGCGCCTGGGCGAGACCGCGCATCGCGGAGTACCTCGCGTCGCCGCGACGGATCGCGTTCTCGGAGATGGGCATCTTCCGCCACTACCCCGAGCTCGATCGCGTCGCCTAG